The Coccidioides posadasii str. Silveira chromosome 3, complete sequence genome contains a region encoding:
- a CDS encoding uncharacterized protein (CAZy:CE10~EggNog:ENOG410PV04~COG:T~MEROPS:MER0030934), which translates to MHDRMDIVIQLPSGTISAAQKENLVHARGVPYAHAKRFEPPQSIAPWEGVVDYTRPSTICPQAPSRLDMVTGPLAKGRVMDEDCTHLSIAAPIGGQNLPVMVFFHGGAYLTGGGDLDCYQGLELAARGVVVVSVTYRLGIFGYLQIPGIAPANLGLLDQIEALNWVKNNILSFGGDPSNVTLFGESAGADSIFCLMAAEGTEGLFHRAILQSAPIGRRYDKSAESLTLALSKAAQEKLQSLAAGSPSIEELLSIQLQLLITAKKLGSRGMPFAPSFGQHPLPQISELDDVIRKRAKDIPVLIGCTKDEGTPFAAMNDRAARFFTIPLLGRCIRWLVSWLITKKVFHSPSKHFQKQVLAAGGKCSSFYFRWAPPSSPWGAAHTIDLPFLLGSWSSWEDAPMLGGSKSRDVVERVGSHVKDVWVAFSKGVDLGSNTLIIDESFRSEHCIEKKL; encoded by the coding sequence ATGCATGATCGGATGGATATCGTCATTCAGCTACCCTCTGGCACCATCTCCGCAGCTCAGAAGGAGAACCTAGTTCACGCTCGCGGCGTTCCATACGCACATGCCAAACGCTTTGAACCTCCTCAATCAATTGCGCCTTGGGAAGGCGTAGTTGATTACACTCGGCCATCTACAATATGCCCGCAAGCTCCTTCGCGTCTTGATATGGTCACCGGACCGTTGGCGAAAGGTAGGGTCATGGACGAAGACTGCACCCATTTAAGTATTGCAGCTCCGATCGGTGGACAGAACCTTCCTGTCATGGTGTTCTTTCATGGAGGTGCCTATCTCACAGGCGGCGGAGACCTTGACTGCTATCAAGGACTGGAGCTGGCGGCTCGCGGTGTCGTGGTCGTTAGTGTCACATATCGTCTAGGAATTTTCGGTTATCTACAAATCCCTGGAATTGCGCCAGCAAATCTTGGATTGCTTGATCAGATTGAAGCGCTGAATTGGGTCAAAAATAATATCCTTAGCTTTGGTGGAGACCCCAGCAATGTGACACTCTTTGGAGAATCCGCGGGAGCAGATTCAATTTTCTGCTTGATGGCTGCGGAAGGCACTGAGGGCCTCTTTCATCGCGCGATATTGCAAAGCGCCCCCATCGGCCGACGATACGACAAATCCGCGGAGAGCCTTACTCTGGCCCTATCGAAGGCTGCACAGGAGAAATTGCAAAGTTTAGCTGCTGGTTCTCCCTCGATAGAAGAACTGCTATCAATCCAGCTCCAGCTACTGATTACGGCGAAGAAACTTGGTTCCCGCGGCATGCCCTTTGCGCCCTCGTTCGGACAACATCCTCTTCCCCAGATATCTGAACTTGACGATGTTATACGGAAGAGGGCCAAGGACATTCCAGTTCTGATTGGCTGTACAAAAGACGAAGGCACTCCGTTTGCGGCAATGAATGATCGTGCGGCTCGATTTTTTACGATTCCTCTCCTTGGCCGGTGTATTCGTTGGCTTGTAAGCTGGCTAATTACGAAGAAAGTTTTCCACTCGCCGTCAAAgcactttcaaaagcagGTTCTCGCGGCTGGCGGAAAATGCTCGTCCTTCTACTTCCGATGGGCTCCTCCAAGCAGCCCCTGGGGAGCAGCGCATACAATTGACTTGCCTTTCTTGCTGGGGTCCTGGTCCTCTTGGGAAGATGCTCCTATGCTAGGTGGCTCGAAGAGCAGAGACGTTGTTGAGAGGGTCGGATCACATGTAAAGGATGTCTGGGTGGCCTTTTCCAAGGGCGTGGATTTGGGATCAAACACTTTGATTATTGACGAGAGTTTTCGTTCGGAGCACTGCATTGAGAAGAAATTGTAG
- a CDS encoding uncharacterized protein (EggNog:ENOG410PP0B~COG:S~MEROPS:MER0036115) translates to MLYTKTINGQQLSFIDYGIPSERPAIVVFSGWCQDHRGWEELLPYLIYEYRVVCLNWRGHGPNRDRVEDFGVEEQVKDYLALLEELEVGKFVAISHSHGGWAAMQVAQTLGKERVPAVLLLDLIMTEAPPEFVNTLKAIQNKETWRAALFGLIAAWEANTSNHKWRESRIKNAGGHGFDMWARGCREVERAYATWGSPMKRMEAMPDPPLLRHVFSHPKQPGYVELHEQFQGKHAEWFSFVKLSGETHFPAIELPESVSMTLKDLVGRVSAQE, encoded by the coding sequence ATGCTCTACACGAAAACCATCAACGGACAGCAATTGTCATTTATCGACTATGGCATTCCTAGCGAGCGACCAGCCATTGTCGTCTTCTCGGGCTGGTGCCAGGACCATCGAGGCTGGGAAGAGCTTCTCCCGTATCTGATTTACGAGTATCGGGTGGTTTGTTTGAATTGGAGAGGGCATGGGCCCAACCGAGATCGTGTGGAAGACTTCGGCGTGGAGGAACAAGTAAAGGATTATTTGGCTCTGCTTGAAGAACTCGAAGTGGGAAAGTTCGTTGCTATCTCTCATTCCCACGGGGGCTGGGCTGCGATGCAAGTTGCCCAGACGTTGGGCAAAGAACGAGTCCCAGCGGTACTGCTTCTCGATCTTATTATGACAGAAGCTCCTCCGGAGTTTGTCAACACATTAAAAGCCATTCAAAATAAGGAAACATGGCGAGCGGCGCTGTTCGGTCTCATTGCTGCTTGGGAAGCAAACACCTCAAATCATAAATGGCGCGAATCAAGAATCAAGAATGCCGGCGGACATGGATTCGATATGTGGGCCCGAGGTTGCCGAGAGGTCGAGAGAGCATATGCGACTTGGGGCAGTCCGATGAAGCGCATGGAGGCGATGCCGGACCCTCCACTTCTTCGACATGTGTTCAGCCACCCCAAACAACCTGGTTATGTGGAATTACATGAACAATTTCAGGGAAAGCATGCCGAATGGTTCTCGTTTGTCAAACTCAGTGGCGAAACCCATTTTCCTGCCATTGAATTGCCGGAATCAGTGAGCATGACACTGAAGGATCTTGTCGGGAGAGTGTCTGCTCAGGAATGA
- a CDS encoding uncharacterized protein (SECRETED:SignalP(1-26)~EggNog:ENOG410PRC8~TransMembrane:1 (n8-19c26/27o279-298i)) has product MRRATHRSTALSVVALLAVTPLPTYASPFPTQSPSHDILIHRDCANPCGFYGQVCCQQSEECYTNSDGQAACRSASKGEWEYFTTIYTRTDLVVVTSTGSRAASPTSPGDTQCRISLGETPCGDTCCTAAETCNAKGVCVEGGSSPFPSASPPTRPTSDATVTATKAPTTTVGFIPAISTDGSTLIGGITHGSGGLSGGAIAGIVIGSLAGAFVLLLLCLCFCVGSIASRIRGVFGGGRPHPPSTVYSSSYMYSASESGGGHGGWHGGQPPSEHGKSGWAKWLSIGFLAGAIALCLGLRRQRAERSEKSYYSYYTASSSESSSSSPSSGRPPRSGHHPPRSHRGYPNDGHIGTRKSQGGFRAIA; this is encoded by the exons ATGCGACGAGCAACCCACCGGTCGACGGCCCTCTCCGTCGTTGCGCTCCTTGCGGTCACACCTCTACCGACATATGCTTCGCCATTCCCTACCCAGTCGCCCAGTCATGATATCCTCATACACCGCGACTGCGCCAATCCTTGTGGTTTCTACGGCCAGGTGTGCTGTCAGCAGTCCGAAGAATGCTACACGAATTCCGACGGCCAAGCTGCATGCAGATCCGCTTCCAAGGGCGAGTGGGAGTACTTCACGACGATATACACTCGGACAGATCTCGTAGTGGTCACCTCGACAGGCAGTCGCGCCGCCTCCCCGACCTCGCCCGGAGACACGCAATGCAGAATTTCCCTGGGTGAGACTCCGTGCGGGGATACCTGCTGCACTGCCGCAGAAACATGCAATGCAAAGGGCGTCTGTGTCGAAGGAGGCAGTTCCCCATTTCCTTCGGCTAGCCCGCCAACGAGACCGACCAGCGACGCGACCGTGACGGCCACAAAGGCACCAACCACGACCGTTGGCTTTATCCCAGCCATCAGCACCGACGGGAGCACGTTGATCGGCGGAATCACCCACGGCAGCGGCGGGCTCAGCGGCGGGGCGATCGCAGGTATCGTGATCGGGTCTCTTGCGGGGGCGTttgtgctgctgctgctctgcCTCTGCTTCTGCGTCGGAAGCATCGCCAGTCGCATCCGCGGCGTGTTCGGTGGTGGGCGTCCACATCCACCGTCAACCGTCTACTCCTCGTCTTACATGTATTCGGCTTCTGAGAGCGGCGGCGGGCATGGAGGCTGGCACGGGGGACAGCCACCGTCGGAGCACGGGAAGTCTGGATGGGCTAAGTGGTTGAGCATTGGATTCCTCGCTGGAGCGATTGCATTGTGCTTGGGCTTAAGGAGACAGAGAGCGGAAAGGTCTGAGAAGAGTTATTATTCGTACTACACCGCGTCGTCGTCCGAGAGCAGCTCGAGTAGCCCTTCTAGCGGCCGTCCACCACGCAGCGGTCACCATCCACCACGCAGCCATCGAGGATACCCGA ACGATGGACATATTGGCACCAGAAAGTCGCAAGGAGGCTTCAGGGCCATCGCATGA
- a CDS encoding uncharacterized protein (EggNog:ENOG410PZRM), with protein MVSTHDQTIPAVPYILQLPKELLLEIFDWLVDVNPPCHERGRTWNGTFWAVALACRRFYATATPYLYRSMQFGGAKIEHGFYPIGDPVICLFNTLKSRPDLRRHCRHLILHHMPLLKTRMAGEIFTLLTNVRTLELGGDTFSRLWPHLIFHISSIPLQSLKLSQPQISGELALLVRRFPPALTSLTLSGYWRTQADLFLKYAEKRCDTVTSLKLLNSELFHCGVFEALVMMFPKLEHFTLEMAAQFPPCRHLEPPALTRVLRKCRDSLKSLTLRPLDFPRGPWNMATFNFPNLETLQIPGHMLTGGCGDFRDTADMIVCPKLRRLVLEYFYGDTFANTSADLGKPDVQWLYEFAEHSYMQRPALQEIKVQFDNKIYMCPGDRYYLYPWVMLNNLQREISRFGIKLTYDEPENPWDGFRFPYHARAEMWPCPLHPYSFRRLSQERAPPDDVPKSTFATEISWTT; from the coding sequence ATGGTGTCTACGCATGATCAAACAATCCCAGCAGTACCTTATATCCTTCAGCTACCGAAGGAGCTTCTTCTCGAAATCTTTGACTGGCTTGTCGACGTCAACCCTCCTTGTCATGAGCGGGGCCGTACTTGGAACGGCACTTTCTGGGCAGTAGCGTTAGCCTGCAGACGGTTCTATGCCACAGCCACGCCATATCTCTATCGCAGCATGCAATTCGGAGGCGCTAAGATAGAGCATGGATTTTACCCGATAGGCGATCCAGTCATCTGCCTATTCAATACGTTGAAAAGCAGACCGGACTTGCGCCGACACTGCAGGCACCTGATTCTCCATCACATGCCGCTTCTCAAAACACGAATGGCTGGCGAGATCTTTACTCTTCTCACCAACGTTAGAACGCTTGAACTCGGTGGCGATACCTTTTCGCGACTCTGGCCGCATCTCATATTCCACATATCGTCAATCCCACTGCAAAGCCTCAAGTTGAGCCAACCGCAGATATCGGGTGAATTAGCACTCCTTGTCAGAAGATTCCCTCCGGCACTTACGAGTCTCACCTTGTCCGGTTATTGGAGGACACAAGCAGACCTGTTTCTTAAGTATGCAGAGAAGAGATGCGACACTGTCACTTCTCTAAAGCTCCTCAATTCCGAGCTTTTTCATTGTGGAGTTTTCGAGGCCTTGGTGATGATGTTCCCGAAACTAGAACACTTCACCCTCGAAATGGCGGCCCAATTCCCGCCTTGTCGACACCTTGAGCCGCCGGCGTTGACCCGCGTATTGAGGAAGTGCCGTGATTCATTGAAAAGCCTCACCTTGCGACCACTCGACTTCCCACGCGGGCCATGGAACATGGCCACGTTCAACTTTCCGAACTTGGAAACACTCCAAATTCCGGGGCATATGCTCACCGGCGGTTGTGGAGATTTCAGGGACACGGCCGATATGATTGTATGTCCAAAGCTGCGCCGCCTGGTCCTGGAGTACTTCTACGGAGATACGTTTGCCAACACAAGCGCGGACCTCGGAAAGCCGGACGTGCAATGGCTCTACGAATTCGCGGAGCACAGCTATATGCAACGCCCGGCCTTGCAGGAAATAAAGGTGCAGTTTGACAATAAGATTTATATGTGTCCTGGAGACCGGTATTATCTGTATCCCTGGGTGATGCTCAATAACCTGCAACGGGAGATAAGCCGCTTCGGAATAAAGCTCACTTACGACGAGCCTGAGAACCCGTGGGATGGTTTTAGATTCCCATATCATGCGAGGGCCGAAATGTGGCCGTGTCCCCTTCACCCCTACAGTTTTAGGCGCCTTAGTCAGGAGCGAGCACCGCCTGATGATGTCCCGAAGTCAACGTTCGCCACGGAGATATCCTGGACCACATAA
- a CDS encoding uncharacterized protein (EggNog:ENOG410PH6A~COG:Q~BUSCO:9894at33183), whose amino-acid sequence MVSGQAASDSEPESSPKEIPVVDFANWKPGSSREERMKVAQEIVSACRDVGFVYIVNHGMAPEKVAEAFAWSEKFFNLSSDEKQKAPHPSGASVHRGYSSPGLEKVSQAMSDKEDPELAKRLREITDYKESYDIGSDGNQDQPNVWIPEEMLPGFRSFMTQFYWDCFEVTKNVLRAISIGIGLEEEDYLLKFHSGHNNQLRLLHYPPLPAALLEEQKYARMPSHTDWSTITFLFQDECGGLEVEDIRNKGRYIAATPIKDAIVMNVGDLLQRWSNDYLRSTFHRVTLPPLSDRYEGFNRMVRGRYSIPYFTAPDPTSVIKCLPSCVSEDKPASYLPITQHDYNRLRASTHYETAATNTGGGAAY is encoded by the exons ATGGTGTCTGGTCAGGCTGCGAGTGATAGCGAGCCTGAGAGCTCCCCGAAGGAGATTCCCGTCGTCGACTTTGCCAACTGGAAGCCTGGCTCCTCGCGAGAGGAACGGATGAAGGTGGCCCAGGAAATTGTGTCGGCATGCAGAGACGTCGGCTTTGTGTACATTGTGAACCACGGAATGGCTCCTGAAAAAGTAGCTGAAGCATTTGCCTGGTCGGAGAAATTTTTTAATCTCTCCTCAGATGAGAAACAAAAAGCTCCTCATCCAAGCGGTGCCTCGGTTCATCGCGGATATTCGAGTCCCGGGCTTGAAAAGGTTTCGCAGGCAATGAGCGACAAGGAGGACCCGGAGCTCGCAAAGAGACTGCGAGAGATAACTGACTACAAG GAAAGTTACGATATAGGAAGCGATGGGAATCAGGATCAGCCGAATGTGTGGATTCCTGAAGAGATGCTGCCGGGATTCCGCAGTTTCATGACACAGTTCTACTGGGACTGTTTCGAAGTGACAAAAAATGTCCTGCGGGCAATCTCTATCGGAATTGGcctggaagaagaagattatctGCTGAAGTTTCATTCAGGGCACAATAACCAACTTCGATTGCTGCACTACCCTCCTCTCCCAGCGGCGTTGCTGGAGGAGCAAAAGTATGCGCGTATGCCCTCGCATACTGATTGGAGTACGATCACGTTCCTATTTCAAGATGAGTGTGGCGGGCTAGAAGTTGAAGACATTCGCAATAAGGGTCGTTATATAGCTGCAACGCCAATCAAAGATGCGATAGTTATGAATGTGGGAGATCTCTTACAGAGATGGAGCAATG ATTATCTCCGCTCAACTTTTCATCGGGTTACGTTACCACCTCTCTCTGACCGCTACGAGGGGTTCAATCGTATGGTTCGTGGACGTTACTCCATTCCCTACTTCACTGCTCCAGACCCTACGTCGGTTATCAAATGCCTTCCTTCGTGTGTGAGCGAGGACAAGCCTGCGAGCTATCTCCCAATCACCCAGCACGATTATAATCGCCTTCGCGCATCAACCCATTATGAAACTGCAGCTACCAATACTGGGGGTGGCGCTGCGTATTGA
- a CDS encoding uncharacterized protein (SECRETED:SignalP(1-15)~EggNog:ENOG410PSFG), giving the protein MRAGLSLLLPILVQATGYDRTSPFHQPVIDGSDIIARDGIEALLLLKRQNGCPAGFNSCAFLDAPGACCQRDTICSRDDANNIACCPTGAACTGILTQSSSATTSSGFMFPEPGTATTTNPPSLTGSTVPNAPFPFVYIPTSFRDQPECVQSYSGCVSQFQACASSLGGVNGVTISGADGAGTTVQGVEPTADAQSICLSLSREACYGLQEAYCTAFQDGSSGASPPSTRTSPLYEILTGLGIALAGMIA; this is encoded by the exons ATGCGAGCAGGACTCTCGTTGCTCCTCCCCATCCTCGTCCAAGCGACCGGCTACGACCGCACCTCTCCCTTCCACCAGCCCGTCATCGACGGCTCCGATATCATCGCCCGCGACGGCATCGAAGCTCTTTTACTTCTTAAACGCCAGAACGGCTGTCCAGCAGGTTTCAACTCATGTGCGTTCCTAGATGCACCCGGCGCCTGCTGCCAAAGGGACACGATATGTTCTCGCGATGATGCGAACAACATCGCATGCTGCCCGACGGGCGCAGCCTGCACCGGAATTCTAACCC AATCGTCCTCCGCAACCACATCTTCTGGCTTCATGTTTCCAGAGCCAGGCACCGCGACGACGACAAATCCCCCATCCCTGACCGGCAGCACAGTTCCCAATGCCCCTTTTCCCTTTGTATACATACCCACAAGCTTCAGAGACCAGCCAGAATGCGTGCAATCATACTCCGGCTGTGTGTCGCAGTTCCAAGCTTGCGCCAGCTCCCTAGGCGGAGTTAATGGAGTGACAATAAGCGGTGCAGACGGCGCCGGAACGACAGTACAGGGAGTAGAACCCACCGCGGACGCCCAGTCGATTTGCCTTAGTCTCAGTCGCGAAGCCTGCTACGGTCTTCAGGAAGCCTACTGCACCGCTTTCCAGGACGGTAGCTCTGGGGCATCGCCGCCATCGACCAGGACTTCGCCTCTTTACGAGATCCTGACCGGACTCGGGATCGCTCTTGCAGGGATGATTGCTTAA
- a CDS encoding uncharacterized protein (EggNog:ENOG41COG1457~COG:F~TransMembrane:12 (i68-90o102-124i145-167o179-197i204-222o242-264i276-309o329-352i372-394o400-420i440-458o478-497i)), whose protein sequence is MSPIAEEKIMGVERHVENTAPVKVDDDTEDTFRPPSIGLAVWQKLLGVGVELRGLEPVPLDKRTDRRYINICTILAASMISLLPLGIGLAPTLAYGLSFSHAAAMIICLQFVLIIPSAYIATIAPKTGMRQMVQARYSFGKYFNGFNSLLVTLGSAGFGIIACVQGSQVLTSINPERLPIAVSITIMMLVSLFLSFMGYSVLHFFARWAWTATLFAIVVLTGTSGDKLYQQAPPRAQGAPPYMGMVALAAANMLTWVNIIGDYASYMAPEAPSILIMCYVVAGLAVPFSLLMLLGAAIGGAIPVIPAWAEAYKLGGIGGVIGHVLIERLGGFGKFILVILAFSVVTTCARDLYTVSFNVPAILPPLRVVPRIVWAIVATGAMIGVAIAASASFLESMASFLHICGYTAGTNACIYLVEWFYFRKANPASMDPAIWDDARALPSGIAAAAATFIPWALIVPSMQSAWYTGPIAKKAGDLGFEFAVVGALLVYAPVRALEIKYRGHL, encoded by the exons ATGTCCCCCAtcgcagaagaaaagataatGGGCGTCGAGCGCCATGTTGAGAATACCGCGCCCGTCAAAGTTGATGACGACACTGAGGACACTTTTCGCCCACCGTCTATTGGCCTTGCAGTGTGGCAGAAGCTTCTCGGTGTCGGCGTGGAGCTACGAGGCCTCGAGCCCGTTCCCTTAGACAAGCGGACCGATCGTCGCTACATCAATATATGCACGATTTTGGCAGCTTCCATGATTAGTTTGTTGCC GCTTGGTATTGGACTTGCACCCACTCTTGCGTATGGGCTGTCATTTTCACATGCTGCGGCCATGATTATCTGCCTGCAGTTTGTGCTTATCATCCCATCTGCTTATATCGCCACCATTGCTCCCAAGACAGGCATGAGACAAATGGTCCAAGCACGATATTCCTTTGG AAAGTACTTCAACGGCTTCAACTCGCTTCTAGTTACTCTTGGAAGCGCTGGTTTTGGAATTATTGCTTGTGTTCAAGGGTCCCAGGTTCTCACATCTATCAATCCCGAAAGGCTCCCTATTGCCGTCTCAATCACCATTATGATGTTGGTATCGCTGTTCCTTAGTTTCATGGGCTATAGCGTTCTTCATTTTTTCGCGCGCTGGGCCTGGACTGCCACCCTATTCGCTATCGTCGTTCTTACAGGCACATCAGGAGACAAGCTATACCAGCAGGCTCCACCTAGGGCACAAGGCGCTCCGCCTTATATGGGTATGGTGGCATTGGCAGCTGCTAACATGTTAACTTGGGTCAACATCATTGGTGATTATGCTTCATATATGGCACCAGAGGCTCCATCTATCCTTATAATGTGCTATGTCGTCGCAGGCCTTGCTGTCCCTTTCTCGCTATTGATGCTTCTCGGAGCTGCGATTGGAGGCGCTATACCCGTTATCCCGGCATGGGCTGAGGCCTACAAGCTAGGCGGTATTGGCGGTGTCATTGGCCATGTTCTCATCGAGCGACTTGGTGGTTTTGGCAAGTTTATCCTTGTCATTCTAGCGTTCTCAGTTGTCACGACATGTGCTCGGGATCTCTATACCGTCTCTTTCAACGTCCCCGCAATTTTGCCACCTCTACGGGTAGTTCCCCGAATCGTCTGGGCAATAGTTGCCACTGGAGCGATGATCGGTGTTGCGATCGCGGCTTCGGCGAGCTTCTTAGAGTCAATGGCCTCCTTCCTTCACATCTGTGGATACACGGCAGGAACAAACGCTTGTATCTACCTGGTCGAATGGTTTTATTTCCGAAAGGCAAACCCTGCTTCAATGGATCCCGCTATCTGGGACGATGCCAGGGCTTTGCCTTCTGGTATCGCTGCAGCGGCCGCAACGTTCATTCCCTGGGCGCTTATTGTTCCAAGCATGCAGTCTGCTTGGTATACTGGACCTATCGCTAAGAAAGCTGGAGATTTGGGGTTTGAATTTGCCGTGGTGGGTGCTCTGTTGGTGTATGCTCCCGTAAGAGCGCTTGAGATCAAGTACAGAGGACATTTGTGA
- a CDS encoding uncharacterized protein (EggNog:ENOG410PW4H~COG:K), producing the protein MPVSGTRVKVACKLCNSRRVRCDRTESTACSNCRNAGHHCEPIQSRRGKHPKHRKDRPNATSISRSRPSQTNERNNHQPADSLRQSTSCRSSQAASDAWDGASSPGRTLQRDLNHSSFNGSGGNGEQGRQENGSNPVVYMGDSSNINYFMVQVGNPFQTSSRPSSRGRFWGECLQRFFFERLDQQSKQLIDQAWSDDCEHLRGLGALQMPQKETSDSLLKTFFLYSQPVFPIFDLLDFSSLYGAGRASPLLLNAIFLVAVMHCPESTLAAAGFTSRYIACLTFYRRVKALYDANYECDAISTIQATLLMSHWWGSPLEQKDTWHWLGVAAGLAQSLGMHQSKSYSSLQPRYRRLWRRIWWTLYVQDIHMATVLNRPPHISSSFFDVGPLDETDFCDTEVTGTDIFPNLSRESRLFIIHFAELISKVNACLTEKLMASGNSPHGQPIDEDWHLTLPPKLRDLPSRISMDHGFWGSILQISHCNYQIVFRRQTSESSGSTGVGTVPFNAAAKTTRLIEDLLSSGTLYLAPRHIVSGIFASLVIHIINIRKGDDYIKMISEHWANLSMTVLSKFEELWPIVVWTRRLFECILKPPSAEATSNAAGSNLGYYQQTIDESRIPQMLSPDSMAEHHVGRTRHAAQERDLADAASSGIGTSFFPCQQNEDFSSLFTSFPFGSLLEDAGFSPVTGLAYLDTTMAQPPPDMSQLP; encoded by the exons ATGCCCGTGTCGGGTACACGAGTCAAGGTTGCATGCAAGCTGTGCAACTCACGGCGTGTGCGCTGCGACCGAACCGAAAGCACCGCCTGCTCCAACTGTCGCAATGCCGGTCACCACTGCGAGCCCATTCAATCGAGACGCGGCAA ACACCCAAAGCACAGAAAAGACCGCCCGAACGCAACCAGCATCTCAAGGTCCCGCCCGTCGCAGACCAATGAACGTAATAACCATCAGCCGGCTGATTCACTTCGCCAAAGTACTTCCTGTCGCAGTTCCCAGGCAGCTTCGGATGCCTGGGACGGAGCTAGCAGTCCGGGAAGAACTCTCCAAAGAGATCTCAACCATTCTAGTTTCAATGGCTCCGGAGGAAATGGTGAACAGGGTAGGCAGGAGAATGGCAGCAACCCAGTTGTGTATATGGGAGACTCTTCCAATATAAATTATTTCATGGTCCAAGTCGGCAACCCGTTCCAAACCTCCAGCCGACCATCTTCTCGTGGCCGTTTCTGGGGCGAATGTCTGCAAcgcttcttctttgagaGACTGGACCAACAAAGCAAGCAGCTAATAGACCAGGCGTGGTCTGATGACTGCGAGCATCTCAGGGGCTTAGGCGCACTCCAGATGCCGCAGAAAGAGACCAGCGATTCATTGCTCAAAACATTTTTCCTCTACTCACAGCCTGTTTTTCCTATCTTCGACCTGTTGGATTTTTCATCTCTTTATGGAGCAGGCAGGGCGTCTCCACTGCTCTTAAATGCCATTTTTCTAGTGGCTGTCATGCATTGCCCGGAGTCCACTCTCGCTGCAGCAGGGTTCACCTCCAGATATATTGCTTGCTTAACATTTTATCGGCGGGTAAAAGCTTTATACGATGCAAATTACGAGTGTGACGCTATTTCTACCATTCAGGCAACTCTTCTCATGTCGCACTGGTGGGGAAGTCCGCTGGAGCAGAAGGATACATGGCACTGGCTGGGAGTGGCAGCGGGGCTGGCTCAGTCTTTAGGAATGCATCAATC AAAATCTTATTCGTCACTACAGCCAAGATATCGAAGACTATGGCGGAGAATATGGTGGACGCTTTAT GTTCAAGATATTCATATGGCGACAGTCCTCAATCGACCACCTCATATCAGCTCCTCCTTTTTCGATGTAGGACCCTTAGATGAGACAGACTTTTGTGACACAGAAGTCACCGGAACAGACATCTTTCCAAACTTAAGCCGTGAGAGTAGACTGTTTATAATCCATTTTGCAGAGTTGATTTCGAAAG TCAATGCCTGTCTCACTGAAAAACTCATGGCCTCTGGGAATTCACCGCATGGACAGCCCATCGACGAGGACTGGCATCTAACTTTGCCACCAAAACTACGGGACCTGCCATCACGGATCTCGATGGACCATGGGTTCTGGGGCTCCATCTTACAGATTTCCCATTG CAACTATCAAATTGTATTTCGCCGTCAAACGTCAGAGAGTTCGGGTAGTACTGGTGTAGGGACTGTGCCATTCAACGCAGCAGCCAAAACCACCCGACTAATCGAGGACCTGCTCTCATCTGGAACTCTCTACCTCGCACCTAGACACAT CGTTTCTGGGATCTTCGCCTCACTGGTCATCCACATTATAAATATCCGCAAAGGGGATGATTACATAAAAATGATCTCCGAACATTGGGCCAACTTGTCGATGACTGTGCTGAGCAAATTTGAAGAGCTATGGCCGATTGTGGTGTGGACTCGACGTCTTTTCGAATGCATCTTGAAACCGCCGTCCGCAGAGGCGACCAGCAACGCCGCAGGCAGTAACCTAGGTTACTACCAACAAACAATTGATGAAAGCAGGATACCTCAGATGCTCTCTCCGGATTCAATGGCCGAACACCACGTTGGTAGAACTAGGCATGCTGCCCAGGAACGAGATTTAGCCGATGCAGCGAGCAGTGGGATAGGTACCAGTTTCTTTCCTTGCCAGCAGAACGAGGATTTTTCATCGCTTTTTACGTCGTTTCCATTTGGAAGTCTTTTAGAGGATGCAGGATTCAGCCCTGTGACTGGCCTTGCCTATTTGGACACCACGATGGCCCAACCGCCGCCAGATATGTCCCAGCTACCATGA